From the genome of Prevotella herbatica, one region includes:
- a CDS encoding purine-nucleoside phosphorylase: MYEKIQETASWLKERMTTSPKTAIILGTGLGQLASEITDSYEFPYSEIPNFPVSTVEGHAGKLIFGKLGGKDIMAMEGRFHFYEGYNMKEVTFPERVMYELGIDTLFVSNASGGMNPDFKIGDLMVINDHINFFPEHPLHGKNFPTGPRFPDMHEAYDHTLIELANEIAKEKDIRLMHGIYMGVQGPTFETPAEYRMYHLLGADAVGMSTVPEVIVAHHCGIKVFGISIITDLGGFDVPVEVSHEDVQKAANAAQPKMTEIMREMIRRS, from the coding sequence ATGTACGAAAAAATTCAAGAAACAGCATCCTGGCTAAAGGAAAGGATGACAACAAGTCCAAAGACAGCGATAATTCTGGGAACAGGCCTGGGACAATTAGCTTCAGAAATAACCGATAGTTACGAATTCCCATATAGTGAAATTCCTAATTTCCCTGTTTCTACAGTCGAAGGCCATGCAGGCAAACTGATATTCGGTAAACTTGGTGGCAAAGACATCATGGCTATGGAGGGACGTTTCCATTTCTATGAGGGCTACAACATGAAAGAAGTAACCTTCCCTGAGCGTGTAATGTATGAATTGGGCATCGACACCCTCTTCGTAAGCAACGCATCTGGAGGTATGAACCCTGATTTCAAGATTGGTGACCTCATGGTTATCAACGATCATATCAATTTCTTCCCTGAGCATCCACTTCACGGAAAGAACTTCCCTACTGGTCCACGCTTCCCTGATATGCACGAGGCTTACGACCATACACTTATTGAACTGGCTAACGAGATTGCAAAGGAGAAAGATATTCGCCTTATGCATGGTATTTACATGGGAGTTCAGGGACCTACTTTCGAGACTCCTGCTGAATACAGAATGTACCACTTGCTTGGTGCCGATGCAGTTGGTATGAGTACCGTTCCTGAGGTTATCGTCGCACATCATTGTGGCATAAAAGTATTTGGTATCAGCATCATCACCGACCTTGGAGGCTTCGATGTTCCTGTAGAGGTTAGTCACGAGGATGTGCAGAAAGCAGCCAATGCAGCACAGCCAAAGATGACTGAGATTATGCGTGAGATGATTCGTCGCTCATAA
- the lpxK gene encoding tetraacyldisaccharide 4'-kinase — MRTEGDFIHIYDWLLPLSWLYGIGVGFRNKLFEIGVLKQHSYETPIISVGNITVGGSGKTPHVEYLIRLLQDEAKIAVLSRGYKRKTHGYILADENSTMKDIGDEPFQMKKKFSGINVAVDHKRTRGIENIIHDRKDTDVILLDDAFQHRYVKPGINILLVDYHRLIIYDKLLPAGRLREPLSGKNRADIVIITKCPKDLKPMEFRVLTKSMDLYPYQSLFFSTIDYDTPYPLFNKEENKITKQQLKGKNVLLVSGIASPKQIIVDIQKYVTSITPLSFADHHQFSAKDAERINQAFANIKGNKIIITTEKDATRLEDIEGIDDDVKSHIYVLPIKVRFMLNQENVFNDKIIDYVRKNSRNSILAKGKDDNKSKDSDNSGNRPGTISFRNNR, encoded by the coding sequence ATGAGAACTGAAGGAGATTTTATTCACATCTACGATTGGTTGTTGCCACTTAGTTGGCTCTATGGAATAGGAGTCGGCTTTCGCAATAAACTATTTGAAATTGGAGTGCTAAAACAGCACTCCTACGAAACACCTATTATATCAGTTGGCAACATCACTGTTGGGGGATCTGGTAAGACTCCTCATGTGGAATATTTGATAAGACTTCTTCAAGATGAAGCTAAAATTGCTGTTCTTTCACGAGGCTACAAAAGAAAGACACATGGATACATCTTGGCTGACGAAAACAGTACGATGAAAGATATTGGCGATGAACCATTTCAGATGAAGAAGAAATTTTCTGGCATAAATGTTGCAGTTGACCACAAGAGAACAAGAGGCATCGAGAATATCATCCATGATCGTAAGGATACCGATGTGATATTGCTTGATGATGCTTTTCAGCACAGATATGTTAAACCTGGTATCAACATTCTTCTAGTAGACTATCATCGACTCATCATCTATGACAAGTTGTTGCCTGCCGGAAGACTGCGTGAACCATTATCAGGAAAGAACCGTGCCGACATCGTTATCATCACGAAGTGCCCAAAAGACTTGAAGCCTATGGAATTCAGAGTCCTGACAAAGTCAATGGACCTTTATCCATACCAAAGTCTGTTCTTCTCTACGATTGATTATGATACGCCGTATCCATTATTCAATAAAGAAGAAAATAAAATCACGAAGCAGCAGTTGAAAGGTAAAAACGTACTGCTTGTTTCGGGAATAGCTTCACCAAAGCAGATAATTGTCGACATTCAAAAATATGTCACAAGCATAACTCCTTTGTCTTTTGCCGATCACCATCAGTTTTCGGCAAAAGATGCAGAAAGAATAAATCAAGCTTTCGCAAACATCAAGGGAAACAAGATTATTATAACAACGGAAAAAGATGCAACCCGACTTGAAGATATCGAGGGAATTGACGATGACGTGAAAAGTCATATTTATGTTCTACCTATCAAAGTAAGGTTCATGCTCAACCAAGAAAATGTTTTTAATGATAAAATCATAGACTATGTACGAAAAAATTCAAGAAACAGCATCCTGGCTAAAGGAAAGGATGACAACAAGTCCAAAGACAGCGATAATTCTGGGAACAGGCCTGGGACAATTAGCTTCAGAAATAACCGATAG
- the sppA gene encoding signal peptide peptidase SppA: protein MKDFFKNVFATMLGMFLFGVVMSFFGILCIIGIGVASTATNDIKNNSVLVIKLDGQMTEQSEDNIMNKINGISGLSFENTVKAIRKAKDDKNIKGIYIEAGQLGADLAQAEEIQNTLLDFKKSGKWIVAYGEQFSTLSYYISSAADKVYMNKEGMVNWIGIGGEKVYYKNLLAKFGIKFVTTKVGKYKSAVETLTADNMSAADREQTERYLNGWWSTILNTVSKNRDINKDSLNAYADRAIVLEDAENIVKYKMVDGLMYNDEVKSKIKKMLSIDQDETVNQVSVDDMAGSDDATTGKHIAVYYAYGDIVDEASPQSVFSNGHQIVGKDMCKDLQDLANNDDVEAVVIRINSGGGSAYASEQIWHQIAELKKVKPVVVSMSGAAASGGYYISSDANWIVADPSTITGSIGIFGLFEDMSELYTKKLGINYAEVKTNRNSVFGASGHPFTPEQLGLLQNNVNHGYMIFKKRVAEGRHMTLDQVEKIAQGRVWLGEDAVKIKLVDELGGLDKAVAKAAKLAKDTDYKTCSYPAPKSIFEQILNTEQNNYNNLDEHLQMLLGEYYEPFKIISDFEHMDKVQARLPYIIKIK, encoded by the coding sequence ATGAAAGATTTCTTTAAAAACGTCTTTGCCACTATGCTAGGCATGTTTCTCTTTGGAGTTGTAATGTCTTTCTTTGGAATATTATGTATTATTGGTATCGGCGTTGCTTCTACTGCCACGAATGACATTAAAAACAACTCGGTATTGGTCATAAAACTTGATGGTCAGATGACAGAACAGTCAGAAGACAATATCATGAACAAAATCAATGGTATATCAGGACTGAGTTTTGAAAACACCGTGAAAGCTATACGTAAGGCTAAAGACGACAAAAACATCAAAGGTATATATATCGAGGCTGGACAACTAGGTGCTGATTTGGCACAAGCTGAAGAAATACAAAACACGTTACTTGATTTCAAGAAATCAGGAAAATGGATTGTTGCCTACGGAGAACAATTCAGCACTTTGAGTTATTATATATCTTCTGCTGCTGATAAAGTTTACATGAACAAAGAGGGCATGGTAAACTGGATTGGTATCGGTGGCGAAAAGGTTTACTACAAGAACCTTTTGGCTAAATTCGGAATTAAGTTTGTTACGACTAAAGTTGGTAAATACAAGAGTGCTGTCGAGACCCTCACCGCTGATAACATGAGCGCTGCTGACCGCGAACAGACCGAAAGATATCTTAATGGATGGTGGAGCACTATTCTGAACACAGTTTCAAAAAACAGAGATATAAACAAAGACTCTCTTAATGCTTATGCCGACAGAGCTATTGTGCTTGAAGACGCAGAAAACATTGTAAAATACAAGATGGTTGATGGCCTGATGTATAACGATGAGGTAAAATCAAAAATCAAGAAGATGCTGTCTATTGACCAAGACGAGACTGTCAATCAGGTTAGCGTAGACGATATGGCTGGAAGCGATGATGCGACAACAGGTAAACATATTGCTGTGTATTATGCTTATGGTGACATCGTTGACGAGGCTTCTCCTCAAAGCGTTTTCAGTAATGGACATCAGATTGTAGGAAAAGATATGTGTAAGGATCTACAAGACCTTGCTAACAATGATGATGTAGAGGCTGTTGTCATACGTATCAATTCTGGCGGTGGTTCTGCTTACGCTTCAGAACAGATATGGCATCAGATTGCAGAACTTAAGAAAGTTAAACCTGTAGTAGTTTCCATGAGTGGTGCTGCTGCATCTGGAGGATATTATATCAGCAGCGATGCAAACTGGATTGTTGCCGACCCTTCAACGATTACTGGTAGCATTGGTATCTTCGGTTTGTTTGAAGATATGAGCGAACTATACACCAAGAAGCTCGGAATAAACTATGCTGAAGTAAAGACCAACCGTAATTCTGTTTTTGGAGCAAGTGGTCATCCATTCACACCAGAACAGTTGGGACTATTGCAGAATAATGTAAATCATGGATACATGATCTTTAAGAAAAGAGTTGCTGAAGGCAGACACATGACTTTAGACCAAGTTGAAAAGATTGCACAAGGTAGAGTTTGGCTTGGCGAAGATGCTGTAAAGATTAAACTTGTTGATGAGTTGGGCGGACTTGACAAAGCTGTTGCTAAAGCTGCCAAACTAGCAAAGGATACTGATTATAAGACATGTTCTTATCCTGCACCAAAAAGTATTTTCGAACAAATATTAAATACAGAACAAAACAATTATAATAATCTGGACGAACATTTGCAGATGTTGCTTGGCGAATATTATGAGCCATTTAAAATCATTAGCGATTTTGAACACATGGACAAAGTTCAGGCACGCCTGCCATATATCATCAAGATTAAATAA
- the thiL gene encoding thiamine-phosphate kinase yields MTDISKLGEFGLIHRLTKDIEPKNTSTKYGVGDDCAVLHYPQKEVLVTSDMLMEGIHFDLTYIDMRTLGYKSAMVNISDIFAMNGTPHQILVSIALGKRFKVEDLDEFYAGLREACAKWDIDVVGGDTTSSRTGLAISITCIGEAASEDVVYRNGAKETDLICVSGDLGASYMGLQILEREKAVYYSQIEEYNKKVRDAQAANDEAKLAALRAQRQTVEDFQPDFAGKEYLLDRQLKPEARGDIVDELRKANIKPTAMIDISDGLSSELLHICNQSHCGCRVYEKEIPIDYQTAVAAEQFNMNLTTCALNGGEDYELLFTVPIGDHEKIKNIKGIRQIGYITKESLGCMLSTRDDNEFQLEAQGWNPIRDEK; encoded by the coding sequence ATGACTGATATTTCTAAACTTGGAGAGTTCGGACTTATTCACCGACTCACCAAAGATATAGAACCAAAGAATACAAGTACAAAGTATGGCGTAGGTGATGACTGCGCCGTACTTCATTATCCCCAAAAGGAAGTTCTTGTCACTAGCGACATGCTAATGGAGGGAATACATTTCGATTTAACATATATCGACATGCGCACTCTTGGCTATAAGTCTGCAATGGTAAACATCAGCGACATATTCGCCATGAACGGAACTCCTCATCAAATTTTGGTAAGCATTGCTCTTGGAAAACGATTCAAAGTAGAAGACCTAGACGAATTCTATGCGGGACTACGTGAAGCATGCGCAAAATGGGACATTGATGTAGTTGGTGGTGACACCACTTCATCAAGAACAGGTCTTGCCATCAGCATCACTTGTATTGGTGAGGCTGCTAGCGAGGATGTCGTTTACAGAAACGGAGCCAAAGAGACTGACCTCATTTGCGTTTCAGGTGATCTTGGTGCATCCTACATGGGACTTCAGATTCTCGAAAGAGAAAAAGCTGTGTACTATTCACAGATAGAAGAGTATAATAAAAAGGTACGCGATGCGCAAGCAGCTAATGACGAAGCAAAACTTGCTGCTCTAAGAGCACAGAGACAAACCGTAGAAGACTTCCAACCAGACTTTGCCGGAAAGGAATATCTTCTCGACAGACAACTTAAGCCAGAAGCACGTGGCGACATTGTAGACGAATTGCGCAAAGCAAATATCAAACCTACTGCAATGATTGACATTTCTGACGGACTTAGCAGCGAACTTCTTCATATCTGTAACCAAAGTCATTGCGGTTGTCGTGTGTATGAAAAAGAAATACCTATTGACTACCAAACTGCAGTTGCTGCCGAACAGTTCAACATGAACCTCACTACCTGTGCATTAAATGGTGGTGAAGATTACGAACTACTATTCACGGTTCCTATCGGAGATCACGAGAAGATTAAGAATATCAAAGGCATACGCCAAATAGGCTACATCACAAAAGAAAGTCTAGGCTGCATGCTGTCTACTCGTGACGACAATGAATTCCAGCTAGAAGCACAAGGATGGAATCCTATTCGTGACGAAAAATAG